Proteins encoded in a region of the Haloglomus salinum genome:
- a CDS encoding multiprotein bridging factor aMBF1, with the protein MVQCEMCGAETGAPKTVKVEGAELEVCADCADFGTEVRTESSSSGSTKYSTSSSSSSSSSGGGGSSSSSSSSGGGSSKGRRRDMFDDMDEVAQDYDQRIRSARESEGLSQEELANQLNEKASLIRKLERGDVLPSDSVQNKLERALDITLTEGGDDGETEWEGSSSAGTTTLGDVVKRKD; encoded by the coding sequence ATGGTCCAGTGTGAGATGTGCGGGGCCGAGACTGGCGCCCCGAAGACGGTGAAGGTCGAGGGGGCCGAACTCGAGGTCTGTGCCGACTGCGCCGACTTCGGGACCGAGGTCCGCACCGAGAGCAGTTCCAGCGGGTCGACGAAGTACTCGACATCGTCGTCCTCGTCCTCGTCCAGTTCCGGCGGGGGCGGTTCGAGCTCCAGCTCGTCGTCCTCGGGCGGCGGCTCCTCGAAGGGGCGCCGCCGGGACATGTTCGACGACATGGACGAGGTCGCACAGGATTACGACCAGCGTATCCGCTCGGCCCGGGAGTCCGAGGGGCTGAGCCAGGAGGAACTCGCGAACCAGCTCAACGAGAAGGCCAGCCTCATCCGCAAGCTGGAGCGCGGTGATGTCCTCCCCAGCGACTCCGTCCAGAACAAGCTCGAGCGCGCCCTCGACATCACGCTGACCGAGGGTGGCGACGACGGCGAGACGGAGTGGGAGGGGAGTTCCTCGGCCGGGACCACCACGCTCGGCGACGTGGTCAAACGCAAGGACTGA
- a CDS encoding DUF7511 domain-containing protein, whose product MNEPNETGEQWTNDGSAASEAGDATGEPAAEELPQLASTLVRYDGEPDQVTVYPPGMSSIERMSTWITVDADDCLEPSEMR is encoded by the coding sequence ATGAACGAACCGAACGAGACGGGTGAACAGTGGACGAACGACGGAAGCGCCGCGAGCGAGGCGGGGGACGCGACCGGCGAGCCGGCGGCCGAGGAACTCCCCCAGCTCGCGAGTACCCTGGTGCGGTACGACGGCGAACCCGACCAGGTGACGGTCTACCCGCCGGGGATGAGCAGCATCGAGCGGATGTCCACCTGGATCACGGTCGACGCCGACGACTGTCTGGAGCCGTCGGAGATGCGGTAA
- a CDS encoding hybrid sensor histidine kinase/response regulator, producing the protein MRHSSVGDGSISGAGEDVRVIHVDDDATFADLTARQLERADGSLTVVAEADPTRVLDRLADESFDAVVSDHEMPGLTGLELLREVRASHGDLPFVLFTASGSEAVASEAIAAGVTDYIQKGREAEQYAVLANRIRNAVDGARERARADDLERVNRLIRRLNRRIARLDSAGGIERTICETIAGAEPYRFAWLGDRDEPTDEIRVRATGGDATDYVDAVDIRADESPQGGGPAGRAVRTGETQVAQAIPEDPTFAPWRDAAADYGFRSVAVLPLQGPASWHGILAVYADRRDAFDEGELTVLEELADTIAGALDGAAARRRLERRERELERYENIVEASGDPVYVIDDEGRFRYVNDRLVQMTGYDEATLVGETVDIVLPPDDVAQGEVLIRSLLESGGQRGTYEMTIVTADGERRACENHVSLLPFEESFRGTVGVVRDISRRKERERELERQNERLEEFASVVSHDLRNPLNVVRGSVDLAQATDDVDELDRARRGVERMRTLIDDLLTLAQEGKAVSTFEPVALGEVATEAAGLVEAPAVEFRIDSQQTVFADATRLRQLFENLFANAVDHGRSSQDAGQSTPAVPAGGSSGGGDSCGDRLVVTVEPLAPGRSGFSVADNGTGIPPERRELVFQEAYSTSDDGTGFGLRIVQRIAAAHGWDVAVTDSAAGGARFEFTGVDVID; encoded by the coding sequence ATGCGCCACTCGAGCGTGGGGGATGGGTCCATCTCGGGGGCCGGGGAGGACGTTCGCGTCATCCACGTGGACGACGATGCGACGTTCGCCGACCTGACCGCCAGGCAGCTCGAACGAGCCGATGGGTCACTGACGGTCGTCGCGGAGGCCGACCCGACCCGGGTCCTCGACCGACTCGCGGACGAGTCGTTCGACGCGGTCGTCAGCGACCACGAGATGCCCGGGCTGACCGGGCTGGAACTGCTTCGCGAGGTCCGGGCGTCGCACGGGGACCTCCCGTTCGTCCTGTTCACGGCGAGCGGCAGCGAGGCGGTCGCCAGCGAGGCCATCGCCGCGGGGGTGACCGACTACATCCAGAAGGGTCGGGAGGCCGAACAGTACGCCGTGCTCGCGAACCGCATCCGTAACGCCGTCGACGGGGCACGGGAGCGCGCACGGGCGGACGACCTCGAACGTGTCAATCGCCTCATCCGCCGCCTCAACCGTCGAATCGCCCGGCTCGACAGCGCCGGGGGCATCGAGCGGACCATCTGCGAGACCATCGCCGGGGCGGAGCCGTACCGCTTCGCCTGGCTCGGTGACCGCGACGAGCCGACCGACGAGATACGCGTCCGGGCCACCGGAGGTGACGCGACCGACTACGTGGACGCCGTGGACATCCGTGCGGACGAGAGCCCGCAGGGTGGTGGCCCGGCCGGCAGGGCCGTTCGGACCGGCGAGACGCAGGTCGCGCAGGCGATTCCGGAGGACCCGACGTTCGCCCCGTGGCGGGACGCGGCCGCGGACTACGGGTTCCGGTCCGTCGCCGTGCTGCCGTTGCAGGGGCCAGCGTCGTGGCACGGCATCCTCGCGGTGTACGCCGACCGCCGTGACGCCTTCGACGAGGGCGAACTGACGGTGCTGGAGGAACTGGCCGACACCATCGCTGGCGCCCTCGACGGCGCCGCGGCCCGACGCCGCCTGGAACGGCGCGAGCGGGAACTGGAGCGCTACGAGAACATCGTCGAGGCCTCGGGCGACCCCGTGTACGTCATCGACGACGAGGGGCGGTTCCGCTACGTGAACGACCGGCTGGTCCAGATGACCGGATACGACGAGGCGACGCTCGTCGGCGAGACGGTCGATATCGTCCTCCCGCCGGACGACGTGGCACAGGGGGAGGTGCTCATCCGGTCGCTGCTCGAGAGCGGCGGCCAGCGCGGCACCTACGAGATGACCATCGTGACGGCCGACGGGGAGCGCCGGGCCTGCGAGAACCACGTCTCCCTACTCCCGTTCGAGGAGTCGTTCCGGGGGACGGTCGGCGTCGTCCGTGACATCTCGCGGCGGAAGGAACGCGAGCGGGAACTGGAACGACAGAACGAACGGCTCGAGGAGTTCGCGTCCGTCGTGAGCCACGACCTCCGGAACCCGCTGAACGTGGTTCGGGGCTCGGTCGACCTCGCGCAGGCCACGGACGACGTGGACGAACTGGACCGGGCCCGCCGGGGGGTCGAACGGATGCGGACGCTCATCGACGACCTCCTGACGCTGGCGCAGGAGGGCAAGGCGGTCTCGACGTTCGAGCCGGTCGCGCTCGGCGAGGTTGCGACGGAAGCGGCCGGGCTGGTGGAGGCGCCGGCCGTCGAGTTCCGTATCGACTCCCAGCAGACCGTGTTCGCCGACGCGACCCGGCTCCGCCAACTGTTCGAGAACCTGTTCGCCAACGCCGTCGACCACGGCCGGTCCTCACAGGATGCGGGCCAGTCGACCCCGGCGGTCCCGGCCGGCGGGAGTTCCGGCGGAGGTGACTCATGCGGCGACCGCCTGGTCGTCACCGTCGAGCCACTCGCCCCGGGACGCTCCGGGTTCTCCGTGGCCGACAACGGCACCGGCATCCCGCCGGAGCGCCGGGAGCTCGTCTTCCAGGAGGCCTACTCGACCAGCGACGACGGGACCGGGTTCGGACTCCGTATCGTCCAGCGGATCGCGGCGGCTCACGGCTGGGATGTCGCCGTGACCGACTCGGCTGCCGGCGGCGCCCGGTTCGAGTTCACGGGCGTCGATGTCATCGACTGA
- a CDS encoding universal stress protein has protein sequence MYADILVPTDGSPGTDRIVEHAAALADEHGSTLHLLYVVNTASFANLPMESSYEGVASMLEQEGETALDDAAETVERVAPDVTVERAIREGSPAPEIVSYATDSGCDVITMGTHGRGGINRLLLGSVAERVVRKSPVPVLTVRVGEIPDESEE, from the coding sequence ATGTACGCCGATATCCTCGTTCCGACCGATGGTTCCCCGGGCACAGACCGCATCGTGGAACACGCGGCCGCGCTCGCAGACGAGCACGGTTCGACGCTTCACCTCCTGTACGTCGTCAACACTGCGTCGTTCGCCAATCTCCCGATGGAGTCCTCGTACGAGGGGGTCGCCTCGATGCTGGAACAGGAGGGCGAAACCGCACTGGACGACGCCGCGGAGACCGTCGAACGGGTCGCGCCCGACGTGACGGTCGAGCGCGCCATCCGCGAGGGGTCGCCCGCGCCCGAGATCGTCTCGTACGCCACGGACAGCGGGTGCGATGTCATCACGATGGGTACCCACGGCCGGGGTGGTATCAATCGCCTCCTGCTCGGGAGCGTCGCCGAGCGCGTCGTCCGGAAATCGCCGGTCCCGGTGCTCACGGTTCGGGTCGGCGAGATTCCGGACGAGTCCGAGGAGTAG
- a CDS encoding DUF7511 domain-containing protein, which translates to MPASRRTEVEAPDDSPPVERLSATLVAYTDRPDRRTIYPHGTTSVARMSTWLTADADAFVALESMR; encoded by the coding sequence ATGCCCGCGTCCCGCCGCACGGAAGTGGAGGCTCCCGACGACTCGCCCCCCGTCGAACGGCTGTCCGCCACGCTCGTGGCGTACACCGACCGTCCCGACCGCCGAACCATCTACCCACACGGAACGACGAGCGTCGCCCGGATGTCGACCTGGCTCACCGCCGACGCCGACGCGTTCGTCGCCCTCGAATCGATGCGGTAG
- the tpiA gene encoding triose-phosphate isomerase, which produces MFVLVNLKTYPCDPVAVAEAAADVAADTDARVAVAPEATDLRRVATVLDGTAAEAFAQHVDPVEPGSNTGHTLAETVADAGATGTLCNHSERRLRLDRIDGAVAAAERVGLETVVCGNTPEQVAAAAALGPDAVAVEPPELIGTGTPVSAADPDIVEDAVAAVDAVDEDVSVFCGAGISTGEDVVAARDLGAEGVLLASGVAKADDPRAALADLVAPL; this is translated from the coding sequence ATGTTCGTTCTGGTCAACCTCAAGACGTACCCGTGTGACCCCGTCGCGGTGGCCGAGGCGGCCGCCGACGTCGCCGCCGACACCGACGCGCGCGTCGCCGTCGCGCCGGAGGCGACCGACCTCCGGCGGGTCGCGACAGTGCTCGACGGGACCGCGGCCGAGGCGTTCGCCCAGCACGTCGACCCCGTGGAGCCGGGGAGCAACACCGGCCACACCCTGGCCGAGACGGTCGCCGACGCTGGTGCCACGGGGACGCTCTGTAACCACTCCGAGCGCCGCCTCCGGCTCGACCGCATCGACGGCGCGGTGGCGGCCGCCGAGCGCGTCGGCCTGGAGACGGTCGTCTGCGGGAACACCCCCGAACAGGTCGCCGCCGCCGCGGCCCTGGGGCCGGACGCCGTCGCCGTCGAACCGCCCGAACTCATCGGTACCGGCACGCCCGTCTCGGCCGCCGACCCCGATATCGTCGAGGACGCCGTCGCCGCCGTGGACGCCGTCGACGAGGACGTCTCCGTCTTCTGTGGTGCGGGCATCTCGACCGGCGAGGACGTGGTCGCGGCCCGTGACCTCGGTGCGGAGGGCGTCCTGCTCGCCTCGGGCGTCGCGAAGGCCGACGACCCGCGGGCGGCGCTGGCCGACCTCGTCGCGCCGCTGTAA
- a CDS encoding biotin--[acetyl-CoA-carboxylase] ligase encodes MQETRRRVLDALSAGPVTGPELAEQLDVSRAAVWKHVEALREADFEVEGTDDGYVLQSIPEYGGAAIEYGLEAPFEVEFHDSLGSTNERARELAADGATDTVVVAAEQTGGRGRLDREWSSPAGGVWLSVVCRPDLPPAQVPVYTLAAAVAVARAAREAGVEARIKWPNDVLVPVGDGEDAEERKLCGILTEMEGEADRVSWVVVGIGVNVNFDESDLPPEANATTLRAARERTGHDEADVPRRLFVQRLLETFDELRAAPERVLPAWREYASTLGRRVRVETPGGEVVGEAVDIEFPGTLVVETDEGTRRVSAGDCEHLRPAE; translated from the coding sequence ATGCAGGAGACACGGAGGCGGGTGCTGGACGCACTGTCGGCCGGCCCAGTGACGGGGCCGGAGCTGGCCGAGCAACTCGATGTCTCGCGGGCCGCCGTCTGGAAACACGTCGAGGCGCTCCGCGAGGCCGACTTCGAGGTCGAGGGGACCGACGATGGGTACGTCCTCCAGTCCATCCCGGAGTACGGGGGGGCGGCCATCGAGTACGGCCTCGAGGCCCCGTTCGAGGTCGAGTTCCACGACTCACTGGGGTCGACCAACGAGCGGGCCCGCGAGCTGGCGGCCGACGGGGCCACGGACACCGTCGTCGTCGCGGCCGAGCAGACCGGCGGCCGGGGGCGACTGGACCGGGAGTGGTCCTCGCCGGCGGGCGGCGTCTGGCTCTCGGTTGTCTGCCGCCCGGACCTCCCGCCCGCACAGGTGCCCGTCTACACGCTCGCGGCCGCCGTGGCCGTCGCGCGGGCGGCCCGCGAGGCCGGCGTCGAGGCGCGCATCAAGTGGCCCAACGACGTGCTCGTACCGGTCGGCGACGGCGAGGACGCCGAGGAGCGAAAGCTCTGTGGTATCCTCACGGAGATGGAGGGCGAGGCCGACCGCGTCTCGTGGGTCGTCGTCGGCATCGGGGTGAACGTCAACTTCGACGAGAGCGACCTGCCGCCCGAGGCGAACGCGACGACCCTCCGGGCCGCTCGCGAGCGCACCGGCCACGACGAGGCGGACGTTCCCCGGCGACTGTTCGTCCAGCGGCTGCTGGAGACGTTCGACGAGCTTCGCGCGGCTCCCGAGCGCGTCCTGCCGGCGTGGCGCGAGTACGCCAGCACCCTCGGCCGACGCGTGCGCGTTGAGACGCCCGGCGGCGAGGTGGTCGGCGAGGCCGTCGACATCGAGTTCCCGGGCACGCTCGTCGTGGAGACCGACGAGGGGACCCGGCGCGTCTCCGCCGGCGACTGCGAGCACCTGCGCCCCGCGGAGTGA
- a CDS encoding NAD(P)/FAD-dependent oxidoreductase → MSEDDIEHRRLIVAGTGMAGLTAAIYAGRSNNEPLVLEGDEPGGQLTLTTDVANYTGFPDGISGPDLINNAKEQAEQFGAEIDHGIVTNVEKRADDTFRVELKDGTVYTADAFIAASGASARTLGVPGEETMMGYGLSTCATCDGAFFRDEDMLVVGGGDAAMEEAHFLTKFADTVYLAHRREEFRAEDHWIERVMEKVDAGDIEIMRNTELLEIHGTQEEGVDHVTLARNEAGHPKENLDDPETEQFDMDVGAVFYAIGHTPNTEYLQGTGVEMDEEGYLETLGGDGGGQTRTAVEGIFGAGDVVDYHYQQAVTAAGMGCKAAIDADGYLEDLERAGELGVADAEVEPAAGDD, encoded by the coding sequence ATGAGCGAGGACGACATCGAACACCGGCGGCTCATCGTCGCCGGCACGGGAATGGCAGGACTGACGGCGGCCATCTACGCCGGCCGGTCGAACAACGAGCCGCTGGTGCTCGAGGGGGACGAGCCCGGCGGCCAGCTTACGCTGACGACCGACGTGGCCAACTACACCGGCTTCCCGGACGGTATCTCCGGCCCGGACCTCATCAACAACGCGAAGGAGCAGGCCGAGCAGTTCGGCGCCGAAATCGACCACGGTATCGTGACGAACGTCGAGAAGCGCGCGGACGACACGTTCCGGGTCGAGCTGAAGGACGGCACCGTCTACACGGCGGACGCGTTCATCGCCGCCTCCGGCGCGTCGGCGCGTACCCTCGGCGTCCCCGGTGAGGAGACGATGATGGGCTACGGGCTCTCGACCTGTGCGACCTGCGACGGCGCGTTCTTCCGCGACGAGGACATGCTCGTCGTGGGCGGCGGCGACGCCGCGATGGAGGAGGCCCACTTCCTCACGAAGTTCGCCGACACCGTCTACCTCGCCCACCGCCGCGAGGAGTTCCGCGCCGAGGACCACTGGATCGAGCGGGTGATGGAGAAGGTCGACGCCGGCGACATCGAGATCATGCGCAACACCGAGCTTCTGGAGATCCACGGCACCCAGGAGGAAGGCGTCGACCACGTCACACTCGCCCGGAACGAGGCCGGCCACCCGAAGGAGAACCTCGACGACCCCGAGACCGAGCAGTTCGATATGGACGTCGGGGCCGTCTTCTACGCCATCGGCCACACACCGAACACGGAGTACCTCCAGGGGACGGGCGTGGAGATGGACGAGGAGGGCTACCTGGAGACGCTGGGCGGTGACGGGGGCGGGCAGACCCGCACCGCCGTCGAGGGAATCTTCGGCGCCGGCGACGTGGTGGACTACCACTATCAACAGGCTGTCACGGCCGCCGGGATGGGCTGCAAGGCCGCCATCGACGCCGACGGCTACCTCGAGGACCTGGAACGGGCCGGCGAACTCGGCGTGGCCGACGCGGAAGTCGAACCCGCCGCGGGCGACGACTGA